The genomic interval tcattcaataaagatataaatacataaaaaattgcACAGAATACATTCTTCTTTCAGACTAATGTTGAGGATATTTGGccaaaaatgttaagaaatctCTATATACATGAttccaacaaatgtttatttatgaccatacatctaaaaataaattctagccACTGGTTGTCTAATATCTCACTTATATATTAACTTTGCATATTAGTATGCTTTAAATTTTAGTGTGAATGCAAGAGgtttaaaagttgaaaaaattaaaattatacttttcatCAATTCGCtaacaaaaaaatacaataaaaagggAAAGTTTTCTTCAAAAAGGAATTTGCAAGTAAAGAAAATGCACCCTGTTATACAAAACAAAAGTGTGCTGGAAAACAAGAGTGAGGGTCTCTTTTACTTACACAAAATTCCTGCCCACTGGATAAAGGTCATGCAAAGAGGGATAAAAGGCTGTGAGGCTGGAATTCCTTCAGTTCTGATGTTCTAGTTTGACTACAGGTCACAGCTTATTGATTAGGTCCTCTGGCAAAAACTTGCCTTCCAGAGGTTATCTTGGCAGTTGAAATAGGAATGTGCTCCAGAATGTGTGCCAGAGTTCCTGGTGTCTTTAGGAGCACACAGCATGTGTGTAACCCCAGTTCTCAAATGGCTGCTGGCTCCATTTTGAATTTCAGCACAATTAGCAACTTGGGACCATCAAATACTCTGCTTTTCTTAAGGTTCACATATAAAACAGGTATATTGTGTGCTTATTATGTTACATAGTTATCTCCATTAATTTTTGCAGTAACTTTTGGGAGAAGTACTGTTGCTATTCTAATCTTACTTTACAAATGAACAAAGATTTAGAAAGCATAAAGTACCAACTGAAATCTGTTGAACAGAGAAGACTTAAATTCAGGTTTTCTAATTTCAATTTGAGTTCTTAACCgctaaacactttaaaaaagaacaaggGAATACATTAGTGTAGTTGTAGCAGTCTTAAAATTTTCAATACTGCTAAAAGAATTTCAGTATTATCCTGAGTTTctaagaaaaggaggagaaaaaaacaaaatatgtaaacaCACCATATTAAATGTTGAGAATTAAAATTTCAGTTGGGTCATTtaaacctctgtgtgtgtgtgtgtgtgtgtgtgtgtgtgttactggagtttgaactcttgaGTTTTGCTCTCaaagcaaccactctaccactggtCTACAACTCCAGTTCTACTTGAGTCATTTAAAAAAGACTAAAAGCCtagaaacaagttgctggttatAAAAATTTGCTCTATTAGGATTCAATTCAATTCTAATTTATAAAGTGAATACATCTatggaaaaaatttcaaaggaatgTTATTCAAACCTCATAAAATGATTCTAAAGTTACACTTAAAAGGACACTTGGTAAAAATAGAtcaagaaattttgaaaagaaatgagGCTTGCAATATTAAATATTGAAACTTCTAAtaaggttaaaattaaaaatcttgacagtgaaaaagaaatctcaataTTGATCCTAAGTGTAatgagtacatatatatatatatatttgacatatatatatatgtcaaatacagaaaatgttataaaaacttgttaaaatacattttaaaagatgctattaaaatatgtattatttaaaaaatgttatagaaacatgaattattttttaaaatctcaccgACTCACAAATGGCTAGGAAACTTGTTAAAACTGTGCTTTCATAGAGGGAATGATAGGCAGACATTAAAATCACTTTGAGGAAAACTGTTGAGACAAggtaagttgattttaaaataatgtgaaaagGTCAAGGTGCCATTTACAGCACGGTGCACATTTTCCTAGACCATGTGCATTTGTAAATAGCGGTCTCTGTGCGATGGGATACCTGCTTGTTATTTGATTGTTTGACGTCTTTTAGTATTTTCCACAACATTCATATTGTTGTTTTGCGTTGAAAACCAATTCTTTAAAGCCTTAAAGGGGATCACctgtttccgggtccccctgcattctccagtatgcagtctttctcttctcttttctccaactaaattctctacaaataaaatctttccgacctctgccaaaaaaaagccttaaacacagaacaaggaaacaaaaagctccctgcctcccacccattttatttatttatttatttaggcctGTTGGACGCCTCCTCCCTTCCGGGGGCGGGGCCTGACTTCCCGCCTTCTCTCTGCTGCTCTCAATTCGGTCCGCCAGCGGTCCTATAAAGGCCCTGCTTCAGCTCTGTGTCCTCACAGTTTTCTGCCACGGTGTTCTTTGTGTCCGGTTCCCATTATGTCTGGACGCGGCAAAGGCGGGAAGGGTCTTGGCAAGGGCGGCGCTAAGCGTCACCGCAAAGTCCTGCGTGACAACATCCAGGGCATCACCAAGCCCGCCATCCGGCGCCTGGCCCGCCGCGGCGGAGTCAAGCGCATCTCCGGCCTCATCTATGAGGAGACCCGTGGGGTGCTCAAGGTTTTCCTGGAGAACGTGATCCGGGACGCCGTCACCTACACGGAGCACGCCAAGCGCAAGACGGTGACCGCCATGGACGTGGTCTACGCGCTCAAGCGCCAGGGCCGCACCCTCTACGGCTTCGGCGGCTGAGTGCAGGCGCTTTTCCTAATTTCCAACAAAGGCCCTTTTCAGGGCCCCCACCTGCTCAATGAGGAGTTGTCTCACTGGCTTGATAACACCTGCTTTTTCATGGTGCTCTGTTCATTGCTGGCTTTGAATTCTTACTTTTCCGTCGTACCATGCTGAATGAGGAAAGCAATCTGGCCGCTCCCTCCAACTTGAGGGCGTTCTGTAAAATAGGCAAGGGACTTTGAACACGTTTTGCTGGTGGAGTACTTACAAGCATATCATCTCCAGATCTGATCCAATGTAAATTTGCTAAATTGTAACTTAAGCCCCACGCAACAGCCATTCTGTGCTGAATGAGATGAAATTTTTCTTAAGCTGGTTTattttgctctattctgctggttCTTCCATGTTGCAAGGTAGGATTTCCTTAAGATTGGATAACAATGGTGGATATTGTCGATAACCATATTTTCTTACCTAGTCATCTTGGCAATGGTCGCTTGGATTGGTTTAAGAGTCTTTCAATCTTAAACTTGTTAAACCTAGTGagtaaatgctatttttttcGTGGTGAAATTCAACCGATTGTTTCTTGATGTATGTCATTAGTGATAAAAACTCAAGGAGAGACAATTACAGTACCATTTTAATTCAGATACAATAATACAAAAGTTGGCCAAGTATGGAGTGCAGATGTGTCTTTTAGACTTTTAACAATTTAAGGCTTTGccaataatgtttaaaaaattacatgaaaaaataatttttaatcccAGAAAAATCGTAACTAAGTGGGCCCCCATAAATTTTTTACTTAAACATAAAAAACATTCTTActagggctggcaaagtggctcaaaagGGTAAGCCTGCCTAAcgagcatgaagccctgcgttcaaacccctgtgctgccaagaaaaagataaagaaaacccTTTCTGCTGACAACgtaaataataaagatttaaaGTTAAGATGTAAATACTGTTTTTACAACTTTCTGCAACCATATGATGGTGAAATGTTTTGTGTAACATCATTAGAAACAGATGACCTGGGATCAAATACATACCAATTATTCTCTAGTTACAGGAAATTGGGCTAAGTTAGTCTGAGcctctatttcttcatttcaacAACTTTGTTTTGATagctgatgatgatgatggtgataactACCCAAAGTGTTGTGATGACTAATTGAGTCAATAAAAGTGCTTACAGCATAATACTGACATTCAGTATTATTTGTTTATGAGTAATAATTGCATATGTCATTGTGACTCCTGAAGTGAGAGCaatgttttgttgttgatttggtTTATTTGGGGGCAAGGGGggcacttgttttgttttgttttttaaggcagCATCTCactgtagttcaggctggccttgaactcatgatcctcctgctgtaACATGTactgaaactgcttttgctgaaaaacactaTTTACTAGGGTCCATGAATTACCTAAAGTCAGGGGGGAAAGTTAGACATCCCAGACTCCCATTTTAGTATCTATCCTTGTGCTGAGCCATTCACcgtgcagccaccttggaatccaggaggAGCATGACTGATTGATAACATCATaaaaaggagggatggaggaaactGTTTccaagaaaaggaacagaaagcCTCCTCAGGACAGACCACAAGCAGGCAGCAATGACTCGCTTATCCtcaccagattgctcccctccaTTGATGACTGAGATAATAACTTTTCCAAAATCACTTCCATAACAAGGACTGAAATAATGATCAAGCTACTTTGACCTGAACTGTTTAATCAATCGGTATACCTTTCACCCCTGCACAGATTCTTTGTGTATTTCAACCTAAAGGTCATGTCTGAACACCAGAAGGTGGGCTAAAGTGCTTACTTTGCAtgaataaatctcctttctgtgCCCTTCACTATTATTCCTCTCTTTATTTGGTACACAGGGGTTAGAGGGCAGATCTGACATGTGGACTCCCTGGAGTTCAGGCTAAGTGCCTAAAactccagagtactgggattacagacaagcaCCACTATGCATGGAGAGAGCAACCTTTTTTAATAAGTACCCTACAGTACTTGAGATTCAAGCAGCCAAGTGTGATTAGATGTAAGAGATACGCCAGTCTACTAATACCCCAGTATCAATACATTTCTTCCCTTCTTGCTTATGTAAACATTGTTTTGATTATTCCTGCTGTACCATACTTTTTTTTAGTTTACACTCACATTCTGTATcataaatgaaaaacagagaaaacttctttggctttctgaggaATGACTGCAGCATAACCCAATAGGTTTGCTATGATTTTTTATCTAACTCTAACTCTCCATGTTTTTGTTACCTTTCTATTAATTCTCATCTCTTGCCCTTTCTCCCACAGGTAGTATAGAATTTAACTTGCAAAAAGAAACCCAGACATCATGTGGACTAGAGCTCTTGTAAGTGACAGCACACTAGAATTAGGACGTTTTGTTCAAATATCAATGGTTATCGGTGATTGAATATCAACtggtgcttttatttatttttagtggagCTGAaggttaaacccagggcctttcacatactgggcaaatgctctaaaactgagctatatcccaaacACTACTCcccttttttggagacagggtctggtTGGCtgattgcccagactggccttgtacttgcaattctcctgcctcagcctccagagtagctggaattagggAATATGCTCaataactgttttgtttttggttttccctCAAAACAATTAAATTGGAATATGTGGACTTGGTTGACTCATATATAGTCAAGAGAGAGCTCAATGGCCAACATCAGAAGTTGGTAAATTCaaccatttattcaataaataagtaCATTTACTACATTTCAGACACTATTCTTGGCATAGTGATAGAAAATTAAATTGTGCTCTGCCCTTAGTACTTACTTTTTATTAGAAGACAAAATAAACTTCTAAAAAATTCCACTTTTCAATATCTAATGACCAATTATCAGTCTTTAGACATCATTGTACTTGGCCTACTGGAAGCACAATACAATTGACCTTACAGTTTCTCTGTGCTTTACTTACTGCTTTTGGTTCTACCTTACTAGTTGCTCTGATCTATCTCTTCTCCCCAGCCCTTTGATGTTGGGCAGCACAGAATGGTTTTTTACTGCTTCTCTGTCTATACTGACTGATTTAGAGATCTTACCCAGTAGGTATTTAAATGACATCTGTACTTCAGTGACTTTCAGTTTTATATCTCCAGCCCAGAGTTTTCTATAAAACTTTAGGTATCTATCCAactctgctttttttcttcatgttgatATTTTGTACACTAAGCTAACATCCACTGATACTCCCCCTCCCAATTGtcctttattaaaaaacaaaacaaaagactacCTATTCACTTAATAATAGCatcatctttgttctttttcacccTTAAATCCAATTCTTTAAGATTCTCCTTTGATTTACCTTCCAAATACATACAGAAACTGACCAGTTCTCAACATCTTCATGTGTAAGTGACTTATCTCTAAATTTTTGGCTTTGGCTTACTTTATGTTTCCCTTGTTTCCACTCTTGATTCCCTGATATCCTTGTAGGAGGTTATCTTGAGGTGCTGGTATTCAACCAAATACACTACCAAGCAAGGTCTCTTATGGCACAAAAAGactcagacaaaaataaaatgccaaggAAATGTGTTTTCTTAAATCAATTGAGAAACAAACCCtacagcaaaggaaaagaaatgggtaagttaACACCTAGGATAAGGATGGACTAGAGCAGAAAAGTTGTGGGTTATACTGTTCATATATTTCCCACTGCTGCTTCAGCCTTCTTCATTGATTGTGTGGTTATAAACACCCAAGTCCAGGCTTGGGCATGATGGAAGGTACCCTGGGCCAATGACAGGTACCTGTGCTATTAAAGAAGAGACAAATATGCCTGACCAGAGCCAATGCTCAACACAAACCTCCAGAACAGccatgtgttttgtgtttcctggGTAAAGGATAGATAGAGCCAGACTGGAATTTAGGCACTCTACATCTCAAATATATCTAGTGTATCACAAATATTTAATGTCTTGTGTATCTCATACACATTCAGTACTaggtatgttttatatatatatatatatatatatatatatcctaatgaatattatctttcttttgatttttttattccttcctttttatatttaaacaCCCATCTCTACCTACTAAATATCTATACTTATCTTAGGATCCTATTTCATCCATTGCATTGGTTTCACAGTAGCAGAACTAAATAGTTTCAAAAAGtacaagaaatgcaaaaaaaaaaaaaaaaagaaatgcatatttcaaaatgtcaGCAACTCAAGACCATTAATTGCTTCAAATATAATCCAATCCTTGAGTAGGTATTTTATAATATGATAGTTTACATATAATCTTTTGTTCAACTTGGACTACTTTAATAATATGATTATGAAAAGAGATAAAACCTTGCTTGTTTCAAGAAAGATCATTTaagagccaagtgtggtggttcacatctataatccccagctactcaagagactgaggcaggaagttgTCCAGTTCGAGGCTAGTCCCAGCAAGGTTAGtgagatcctagctcaaaaaaaaaaaaaaatcatttagttGTAACTACATCCCTATGAAAAGGTAAGTGAGGTAGCCCTTGCCCATCATGCACcaaaccctgagtttaacccccagtactggggtggggggttggggggtggaATGAGACTCAATAATAGCAGTTTGTATAATATCCAATAACTCTTCTGTGTTTTGTGGACGAAGCCAATCAATATGCATCGTATATTTTCTGCAATGTCATTATTCCTAAATTTtcctaacaacatatcagaagcatttaatagaatatttttctaaaatttaagaaGTCAGTTGAAAATAGAAAGCactaaatgtcatttaaaaaggcATTGGTAAAGGAAATTTTGCCACAAAAAAATTAGGTTATTCCATCCTAACAGTCTGCTTCTGTTAGGCCTGGAAAATCTGAAATCAATCCTGTGTTGAGTATGGCACCTATTATAGTCCTTTCTTAAAGTTCTTTTGATGGTTTTGAAAACTCAACTTCAGATCTGTATTTTGCAGGATGGGCCTTTAGATAACTACAAGGAAAAACAAGAACCATCTGCTAATGACGAGAGGATAGGTCTTGTTCATTTATTACACTGGGCAATATTATTGAAAAGTAACATCCTTTATCTAGGAATCATACTATCCATGAGAACACTGACAAACTTCTGGGGTCTTATGTTTCCCATAAATTATATTCGACCAAACGATTATTATTGCGACCAAATAACTAGGGCATTTACAGTCAATGGACAAAATCAATTTGTTGCCATTTTTATGCTAATCTTTGTTATGAACTTAAGTATGTTTTAGTTAAAAGCAAACTGCCAGTAACATTTTACTACTTAAGAAtgtagtttcctttttaaaatttgcccCCTTTTCTaatattatacaatatataaCAGCAATTCTCACAACCGTATATGACTATTTACAATTCCACTCTGCTAgttaaaatctcaaaatattaaCAGATGTTTGGGCGCGCGCATGCGCACATAAATCTCGCGGATAAGATGGGTTAACTTTAACCGAACGAGCGTCACACCGCTCCTCATTGAGCAAGTGGGGGCCCTGAAAAGGGCCTTTGTTGGAAATTAGTAAAAGCGCCTGCACTCAGCCGCCGAAGCCGTAGAGGGTGCGGCCCTGGCGCTTGAGCGCGTAGACCACGTCCATGGCGGTCACCGTCTTGCGCTTGGCGTGCTCCGTGTAGGTGACGGCGTCCCGGATCACGTTCTCCAGGAAAACCTTGAGCACCCCACGGGTCTCCTCATAGATGAGGCCGGAGATGCGCTTGACTCCGCCGCGGCGGGCCAGGCGCCGGATGGCGGGCTTGGTGATGCCCTGGATGTTGTCACGCAGGACTTTGCGGTGACGCTTAGCGCCACCCTTGCCAAGACCCTTCCCGCCTTTGCCGCGTCCAGACATAATGGGAACTGGACACAAAGAACACCGTGGCAGAAAACTGTGAGGACAGAAAGCTGAAGCAGGGCCTTTATAGGACCGCTGGCGGACCGAACTGAGAGCAGCAGAGAGAAGGCGGGAAGTCAGGCCCCGCCCCCGGAAGGGAGGAGGCGTCCAACAGGCCAAAAAAAAGGTGGGTCAGGAGTTTTTGTTTCCTTGACCTATATTGTTTAAGACTTTAAAGTAttctttggaaacacaaaagaagactttaaatgttgtagaaaacacaaaaagagaTCAAATAATCAAATGACAACCTACTGTTACATCACAGAGACCACTACTGCTAGCCAATAtggtattttaggaaaaaatgcaCTTACtcttaagaaaatgtggatgaGGCTGTGATAGGCCTCTTGCTtcttttcattcttatattttaatcaatttcCCTTGCCTAAACAGTTTTCCACAAAGTGGTTTTAATGCCTGACTACTCCCTCTTATGAATTCacagtataattttaatttattccctAGCAACTCATGAATCGGTcggttttttaaattatatcatcTTTCCCAGCTGATGAAATAccactttggggtttttttgtttgtttttttcagtgctagggtttgaactcagggcctcaagcttgctagtcaggtgctctgccacctgtgTCACTCTACCAGCACTGAAGTACCACTTTGACCACCAGGAACTATTACTAAACTTCTACTCTATAATGATTCTATTCTACAATGATTCTaatctgtaattatttttccttGCCAAAGGGAATCtttgtttacatttaaaaatttagaaaatttgcctttaaaaatacttttaaagtgaTTATGTCTGCTGCTGTGATAAGGATTTTCTATAATACAGTTTAACAAATATTAAGTATGTAACAATACTGTGCTTTCTAAACTTGTATTATAACATACATAATTTATTCTAAAGATAGGTTAGAATTCAAATGCTTTGTCAAAGGGGAGATTTTAAGATACTTGATCAATATTATCtacattttctcaaattttttttatcatattcccTTGTGTGAGCAGTACCTGTTGTGACTGAAAGTTTACCATCACTAGGTAGTAtgggaggtttttttgttgttctctggttttggtttttttggttgggTTGGGAGTGGAACCAAGGCCTTGTGTATGGCTCCACCACTGAACTGTATCTTCAGCCCtactatgatttttttaagtctatTTGTTACATTTAGAATGCATTTTTTCTGTAGATGATTGTAAGTGTTTAATCAAGTAGTCACTCAGCCtgattattgatttatttacaaGTTGATAAAATAATACCTTTAATATATTAACTTGTTTTCTGTACTAGGAAGTATTCTGTTTCCACTGAAAactgttttaaacattttaacttaTTGCAAGTTTAAAGTAAGATATATAAAATCCCTTGGGATTTTTATCATAATGGCatcacatttattaattggaGAAGATGTTGAGGGGAAATGTGTTATAGCTTTCTTCCCCATCTTATATTCCATAGCCAATATTCCTATAACAAAAGATAGGCTCACAAGAGAAAACtgtaaatgatttatttaaatcAAAGTTTTATGTTACACAGAGCCTTCATTAACATAGACCCAGACTCAGAGAAGCTGTTCATTTTTATGCTATATTTGATGAAGAATGGACAGTTGTATAGAAATATAGTTGGACAAAAAGGGGGTAGGCTGAAAGAGCACAcaatcacttttaatttttttctaagaccTTCCTTACTGTTTTTCCCATTTGTCCTGCCTATCTGTTCACATTCTTGTTGGGCTCTCTATGTGGCACTCCTTTCTTCCAGTTACAAGGCAGAACTGCTCTGGGATAAGGGACTTGTGATCTGCTTTCAGACACAGTAGTCAGAGAACTTCTTTATGGCCAGAAAGGGAAAGGTTAGAATAGTATTTCTAAGCTTTCTGTCTGTGGAGGAGAGGGATTCTAGCCTCTATGATATGCTTGAGGAAGAGATATTCTAGTTTCCATGGCCTGCTTTCAGATCAGGAGACATGGCAGGAGGTCAGAGAGAGACTGCTTCTGAGGCCTTCCTTCTCCTTCAAAGTACTCAGCATGCAAAAGTAGTATTTTGGAGGGCATCACTTCCTGACCCCCAGCATCTTTAACACTCTGAGTTCTGCTGCTCTGCGTGTCATCGTGATGGGGTTCAGGAAATACTCCCCTAAAATAGGATACCTTGCCATAATGATAGCTTGAACTGAAGTAGTTTGGGAAAAGGCAAGAAGGTTTTTGTGGCCTTCTGTCTTTATCCTCTAAAGAAGGTCATAAGACTCTAATATGGAAGATGCCATCCCTATACCCAGAGGAAGAAAATATCCTTATCTTTGAAGACAGAGGAATACTGAGACAAATTCAAATGAACAGGCCTTAACTAGGTTTCCCCTGCTTTGTAACTCTTAGTGAAATCATATGTAAGgcccctttctccaccttggagaCCCAATTCTCAGAAGTTTCTCCTTGCTCCTGTTTGctctattctttaaggattgGCTGCCCACTGAAGTCTatctttcatagattttttttttcacttttttttttattgttctggggtacattgtgttatttacaaaattcttacaatattcaactcctccatctttctcctttacccACCTCCCCCACTCCTGAATAGTTtcaactcctggaatagtttctttcatagattAATCACACACTAGAGTTAATTAAATGCATAAACCCTCACTTCCTGAACACTCCTATTCTCAAATTACAGGTCACACCTGGAAAGGTTCTTGCCAGAAATGCTGACAAAAAACACACAAGTCACTTTAACACAGAAACTTTAATCATTTATGTCTTCTTTAGTTCCACAGGCTCACAACTCTCCATGACCTGTGCCAAAATAAGATGTATACTGCCATACTTTTTGAAATGC from Castor canadensis chromosome 8, mCasCan1.hap1v2, whole genome shotgun sequence carries:
- the LOC141425670 gene encoding histone H4; protein product: MSGRGKGGKGLGKGGAKRHRKVLRDNIQGITKPAIRRLARRGGVKRISGLIYEETRGVLKVFLENVIRDAVTYTEHAKRKTVTAMDVVYALKRQGRTLYGFGG
- the LOC109674061 gene encoding histone H4; its protein translation is MSGRGKGGKGLGKGGAKRHRKVLRDNIQGITKPAIRRLARRGGVKRISGLIYEETRGVLKVFLENVIRDAVTYTEHAKRKTVTAMDVVYALKRQGRTLYGFGG